In the Nitrospirota bacterium genome, CTCCTCGAATTCGATCTCCATGGCCGCCTCCTTAAGAAAGATCGCGTAGTCTCCATCCGCGGCCTGAAGCGGAACGTACCTGACCTCCTTCTTGCCCGTGGTCCAGGACTCGACAGGCGAAGAGTCCGGGATCGCATACCCCGGCCCGGTCTTGACAACATGCCCGCCCATGATTTTCTCCTTTTCCTTGACCGTGGGCGGCAGATACAACCCCGAGGGTGTCTTGTCCATGCCCTCGTCAGGGTCGATCAGCACGCGGTCTCCGACGATAATCAGGTTCTTTTTTGTTTTCATAGACAGGCAGTATACAGAGATTGCACATTATTTCAAGAGCAACTCTCTCTGTGGCCAAGAGACTCACGTGCGCGTGGAGAGATGCGGCTGACGCTGACTGTGTTCCCAGGGAGTGTGTCACGGGCCGGATTACCAAGAGGAGGGAGCAGCAAAAAAGGGCCTGGGATATCCAAGCCCCGTGCGACAGCATGTCCTGCGGCTGCCTGAGCTATGCGGCATCCTTCATCATCTCTTTCACATCTTTCTCCGAGATGGTCATGTTGTGTGATTTCTTTGCATGCTGAGTTGCGATCTGGACGATCTCCTTTTCGTCGTGGCTCTGGATCATGAAGCCACATTTTGGATCACATTCAACCTTCTTCAGCTTCGTTTCCATGCAGGTCACCTCCTTTCCCGAAAGATCGAACTTTAACTACCCATCTAGCTAGTATGAACTAAACGGTCAACGGTCAGACGTATTGCACGTCTATCACTCCTCAAGAAGGGAGTTGACCTTTCTTGACCAAAATAAAGATCGCGGTAATGTCTACCCTCTATAGAATTATAAATAGCAGATGGGAAAGAGATAGTAAATAAGCCAAAGGTGGTATTTTGCAGTAAGTGTACGCCCTCGCAGAGAGAAACAACAGGAGGAGGATGGCCAGGCCGAACTTCATGAAGTCAAGGCCGCATGCTGCCAGACGGTCATTGTACCCTGATGGGGACGCTCAACCCGTAGCTCGTTCACGTCCCGGCATCATGGTCACCCTTTCACCCGATGACAGATCAAGCACTGTTCCTTGGGAGGGTGGGAAGGCTTGAGCGGCGCCGCCTTCCCCGGCGCATGACATTCCGTACAAGCGGCATCCGTCGTGACGACCCTGTGCAGCACGTCGGCCGGAATGCCCGGAGCCTTTCTGCCCGAAGAGAGGAAAAAAAGCAGAAGCAGGAGGACTGCGGCGAATGCAATGAATCCCATTGTGCTTTTCATTAGGAAGATCCGGACCAACTCTTTTTCTGCCAGCAGCCTGCAGCGGAAAGATCGGCGGCCAGGGCTCCTGAGCGAATCAAATCCACGTTACCTTCGGCTCCTTCTTGGCCGGCCGTTTGGGCGCTTCTCCCTTCCGGTAGCCGAGCAGGATGGGGCCGAAGATTGTCTCGTCGTCCTTCAGGTCGAGCAGCTTCCGCGCCTCGGCGTCTTCTGTGACCATCGAGCCGAAGCCGACCCAGCAGCTGCCCAGTCCGAGCGCGTGTGCGGCAAGCATCATGTTCTCGCAGGCGAGCGGGCAGGAATGGGCGGCATACCTGCCGATGCCGATGACGAACACGACCGCAGGCGCCGAATAATAGACCGGGTCGGGCAGCTCGGCATAGCGTTTCTTCATCATCTCGTACCGCTCGGGGTCGACCTCTTTCACTCCCTCGGTGATCTTTTTTGCCTGGGGCAGGGCCGCGTTGAGCAGCTTCCGCTTCGCGTCCCCGTCCTCGATCACGACGAACCTCCATGGCTGGCTGTTCATGGCCGACGGCGCCTCGTTTCCGGCCGCGAGAACGGCGTCCAGGGTTTTCCGGGGCACGGGTTTGGCCTCGTAGGACCTGATGGAACGGCGCTGGTTGATGGCTTCGATTACCGTGTTCATGGCATTCTCCTTTTCATGAAGCAGTCCATACGATAATGATGATTTTTTAGAGATTACCCCGCAACCGCTCCGCTTGCAGGATCCGTTTGACCGCGAGTTCGTAGGCCGCCTTGCGCATCCGGCATTTGATCTCCTTGCACAGGGCATGAACGTCATTGAAGGCCGTCGTCATGCACTGCTCCAGCCCGCGGAGCACCTTGACTTCGGGCCAGGCATCGTTGCTCAGGTTCTGGCTCCATTCGAAGGAGCTGACGACCACGCCTCCCGCATTGGCAAGGATGTCGGGGATGACCATGATCTCGCGGCTGAACAGGATTTCGTCGGCCTGGGCAGTGAGCGGAGCATTCGCGAGCTCGAGGACGATCTGCGCCTGCACGTCGTGGGCGCCGTCCGCGTCCAGCTGGTTGGAGAGCGCCGCGGGCACCAGGACATCGCATTCAACGCTGAGCAGGTCCGCGTTCGTGATTTGCTTTGCCTCCGGATAGCGGGAGACGCTGCCGGTGCTTTCCCGGTGCCTCGCCACGGCGGGGATGTCGAGACCGCTGAAATTCAGGATCCCGCCATTCACATCGCTCACGGCGATCACCTTATAACCCCTCTCATGGAACAGGCGGGCAGCGTGCTCGCCCACGTTGCCGAAGCCCTGGATGGCAACGCGAAGCCCCCGGGCCGCTCCGCCCCGCGCCTTCAACGCCTGTTCCAGCACATGGATCCCGCCGAGCGCGGTCGAATATCTGCGGACCGCGATCCCGCCCAGTTCCGGCGGCTTGCCCGTGACCACGGCCGGCACGTGCTCGCGCTTGATCCGTTCGTACTCATCGAGGATCCATGCCATGATCTGCTCGTCCGTGTACACGTCCGGCGCGGGGATGTCCTTGAACGGGCCGATGTAGTCCGCGATGGCCCTGATATACCCGCGCGTCACGTTTTCGAGATCGAGCCGCGAAAGCTCCAGTGGGTTGACGGCGACGCCGCCCTTGGCGCCGCCGAAGGGGATGTTCACGACCGCGCACTTGAGCGCCATGAGCAGGGCGAGCTCGCGGGCGTGCTCCTCGTCCAGCTCGGGATGGAACCGGATGCCGCCCTTCGCCGGACCACGCGCGTCATTGTACTGCACCCGGTAGCCCGTGTACATCCGTGTCTTGCCCGAGGTCAGCTTGACAGGAAAGCCGACCGTGAAGGAGCGGCGCGGCGTGGACAGGAGGTCGAGCTCGTCCCGGGACAATCCCAGCTCGGCGTAGATCGCCTGCAACTCGGTCATGGCCAGGCTGCGAAGGTCTTTCTCGTCGAGGTGGAGCCGTTCATGGTCGCGGTTCATGGACACCTAATGTAGGACGGTCAGGAGCAGGCATGTATCGCTTCCCCCGGACTGCGAACCCTTGATTTTACTCCGGCGCGAGGCCGGTCTTTTTCGCCGCAGTTGCAACGGCATCAGCCACGGCATGGACCACGTTCCGGTCGAAGATGCTCGGGACGATGTAGTCCTCATGCAGTTCCCGGTCCTCGATCATGTGGGCGATCGCGCGGGCGGCCGCCAGTTTGACCTCTTCGTTGACGCCCGTGGCGCGGACGTTCAGGAGCCCCCGGAACACGCCGGGGAAGCAGAGCATATTGTTGATCTGGTTCGGATAGTCCGAGCGGCCCGTCGCCATGACCCGCACCAGCGGCAGCGCCTCCTCGGGCGCGATCTCCGAGTTCGGGTTCGCAAGCGCGAAGACCACAGGGTCTTTCGCCATCTTCCGGACGTCGTCCGGGGTGATCACGTTCGGCCCTGACACGCCAACGAACACGTCAGCACTCCTCATCGCGTCGGAGATGCTCCCCTTGACCCTGCGCGGGTTGGTCAATCTCGCAAGGTTCCGCTTGTTCGCATTTTCGCTCCCTTTCAGGCCGGCCGCGAGAATCCCCTGTCGGTCACAGACGATGATATCCTTAACGCCCGAAGACAGAAGCATCCGGGTAATGGCGGAACCCGCCGCGCCTGCACCGACCACGACAACCCTGAATTTCTTCAAATCCCGTTTGAGCAGCCGGGAGACGTTCATCAGCGCGGCGAGGACAACAACGGCCGTTCCATGCTGGTCATCATGGAACACCGGGATATCGAGCTGACTGCGGAGCCGCGACTCCACCTCGAAACAGCGCGGAGCCGAAATGTCCTCCAAGTTGACGCCCCCGAACCCCGGAGCGATTGCTTTCACGGCTGCCACGATCTCATCTACTTTTTTTGTTGCCAGCACGATAGGAATGGCATCGATGCCCGCGAACTCCTTGAAGATCATCGCCTTGCCTTCCATCACCGGCAGAGCTGCCTCGGGCCCGATGTCCCCCAGGCCGAGCACGGCAGTACCGTCGGATACCACGGCCACCGCATTCCCCTTGATGGTGTAGCGGTAGGCGTGCTGCTTGTTCTGGTGAATGTCCATGCAGACCCGCGCCACGCCGGGCGTGTACACCTTGGACAGGTCGGCGCTGTCGCGCACAGGAAGCTTCGCCCGAATCTCGATCTTCCCGCCTTCATGGGCCGTGAAGGTCCGGTCCATCACCCGGAGCACCTTTACGCCCGATACCGTCCGAATCGCGCGGACAATGGCCTTTTCATGGTCTTCATCGCGCGCGTTCGCCGTGATGTCCCTGATGATCTTGCCCTTTTCGACGCGCACGATGTCCACCGCCCCCATGTCCCCGCCCGCGCTGCTGATCGCCGTGGCGATCTTGGCGAACATGCCGATCCGGTTCTCGATCTCTGCCCGGATCGTGATGCTGTAGCTCGGGCTGGGATTGCACACGTATCTCTTCACGGTATCCATGATGATCTCCTTATCCTCATTTATGATTATAGGGTCAATTTACGCTTTGGTCAATGGGCGACCGGGAAAAAGCCGCCTTCTTCCGTTGACAACCGCAGCTTGAGATGATTTCCGCTTAAAAAAATACGATGCAAAACCGGGGGAGAGTGTGTATAATTAGGACTAATCTTTTGTCATCCGAAGGCAGACAGGACGAAACCGCTATCGTTCTCTTATGACTGACTTCCGTATCGAAAAGGACTCCCTCGGAGAAGTGAAGGTCCCTGCCGACGCCTTGTACGGCGCACAGACGCAGCGCGCCGCCCTGAACTTTCCCGTGAGCGGCATCCGCTTCCCCCGCGTTTTCATCAGCGCCCTCGGGCTGATCAAGGCGATAGCGTCCGAGGTGAACGCCGGCCTCGGCCTGCTCGACGCGGCCATTGCCCAGGCCATCCATCAGGCCGCCCTCGAGGTGGCCGAGGGCAGATGGGACGGCCAGTTTCTCCTCGACATCTTCCAGACCGGCTCCGGCACCTCGACGAACATGAACGCCAACGAGGTGATCGCGGCCCGCGCGAACCAGCTCCTCGGCACGAAGGACGCTGCGATCCATCCGAACAATCACGTCAACATGGGCCAGTCTTCGAACGATGTGATCCCCGCCGCGATCCACGTCGGCGCGTATATCGAAGTATCCGAACTGCTGCTGCCCGCATTCAGGCACCTGCACGCGACGCTCAAGAAACGCGAATCCGACCTTTCCGACGTCGTGAAAACGGGGCGCACCCACCTGATGGATGCCATGCCCGTGAAGCTCAGCCAGGAGATCAGCGGCTGGGCATACCAGGTGGAGCAGAGCATCGAACGGATCGAGTCCGCGCTTCCGCGCCTCGCAAAGCTCGCCATCGGCGGCACGGCGGTCGGCACGGGAATCAACGCCCCGGGAGAGTTCGGCAGGATCGTCGCAAGCCGGCTCGCGGGCAGGACAAAACTTCCCTTTGTCGAGGCAGACAACCACTTCGCTGCGCAGGCAACCATGGACACCGCGGTCGAGCTCTCGGGGCATTTGAAGGCTTCGGCATCGTCGTTCATGAAGATGGCGAACGACCTCCGCTGGATGAACAGCGGCCCCCTTGCCGGGCTCGGCGAGATCTCCCTGCCGGCGCTCCAGCCGGGCTCGAGCATCATGCCGGGCAAGGTGAACCCTGTGATGTGCGAGATGATGATGATGGTATGCGCCCAGGTCACCGGGAACGACGCGGCGATCACCATCGCCAACCAGCAGGGAAATTTCGAGCTGAACGTCATGCTGCCCGTGATCGCGCTCAATCTCCTCCAGTCCATCACGCTGCTCGGAAATGCCGCCCGCCTCCTTGCGGACAAGGCGATAGCGGGCTTTACCGTGAACAGGGAACGCATCGAGGGCCTGCTGGACCGGAACCCCATCCTGGTCACGGCCCTGAACCCCGTCATCGGCTACGACAAGGCCGCCCAGATCGCCAAGAAGGCCTACGCGGAGTGCCGGCCGCTCAAGGACGTCGCGGCGGAGATGACCGATCTGCCGAAGAATGAACTGGACCGGATCCTCGACCCGCGGAACATGACCAAGGGCGGGGTCTAAAGAACGATGCCCGAGGGGCTGCCCCTGAAAACCGCCCTGACCGGGCATTCGCGCAGGGTTGCCCCTGCAGGAAAACCATGACGCTACTGCCAACAACCACCGTCGGACGAAAACTCGCAATGGCCGCGACCGGCCAGTTCATGGTCTTCTACGTGACCGCGCATGTGCTCGGGAACACCACGATCTTCGCAGGTGGCATCAATGCCTACGCCGACGGCCTCCGCCACGGGCCCTTTATCCTCGTGCTCTGGTCGTCGCGTACCCTGCTGCTCCTGTCCGCCGCCCTTCATATCTATTACGGCATTGTGTTGAAGCTGGAAAACTGGGGTGCGAAGCCGGAAGCCTATGCCGTGACGCACTACCGGAGCGCTTCCGTCGCGGGGAGGACCATGATCTGGAGCGGCATCGTTATCGCGGCATTCCTCCTCTTTCACCTCTTTCACTTCACGCTCCAGGCGATCGTTCCCGGCCTCGCCGCCAAAACGCATCCCGACGCGCTCGGCAGGCCCGATGTGCTCTCCATGGTCGTCGGGAACTTCCATCATGCCGGCATCGCCGCAATCTATGTGATCGGCGTATTCGCACTCGGGCTGCACCTGTATCACGGCATCCAGAGCTCGGTCCAGACCGAGGGGCTGAACAATGAGCGCACGCTTCCCCTCTTCACGAAAGCCGGCATCATCGCGTCAGTTCTCCTGTTCCTGGGATATGCGGCGATCCCGGTTACCATTTTGATAGGACTGTTGAACTGAGATAGCAAAATTTACCGCGAGGACGCAAAGGAAGACCACATCTTCTCGAATTAAAAAATCCCGCGCTCTTCGTTTATGCCCGCGCCTTGGCAACAGGGTAAGCCTGAGCGGCTCCAGCTTTTGAATTGGTGAGATCTCATGATCCTTGACGGAAAAATACCTGCAGGACCGTTCCCTGAGAAATGGGACAACCGCCGGGCCGAGCTGAAGCTGGTCAACCCGGCGAACAAGCGCAAGTACCGCGTGATCGTTGTCGGCACCGGCCTTGCCGGCGCGTCGGCGGCCGCGTCCCTGGGTGAACTCGGCTACAACGTGGACATCTTCTGCGTCCAGGACTCCCCGCGCCGGGCCCACAGCATAGCGGCCCAGGGCGGCATCAACGCGGCCAAGAACTATCCCAACGACGGCGACAGCGTTGAGCGCCTGTTCTACGACACGATCAAGGGCGGGGACTTCCGGTCGCGCGAGGCGAACGTGTACCGGCTCGCCCAGCTTTCCGTGAACATCATCGACCAGTGCGTGGCCCAGGGCGTGCCCTTTGCGCGCGACTATGCCGGCTACCTTGCGACCCGCTCCTTCGGCGGCGCCCAGGTCTCGCGGACCTTCTACGCGCGCGGCCAGACAGGCCAGCAGCTCCTG is a window encoding:
- a CDS encoding nitroreductase family protein yields the protein MNTVIEAINQRRSIRSYEAKPVPRKTLDAVLAAGNEAPSAMNSQPWRFVVIEDGDAKRKLLNAALPQAKKITEGVKEVDPERYEMMKKRYAELPDPVYYSAPAVVFVIGIGRYAAHSCPLACENMMLAAHALGLGSCWVGFGSMVTEDAEARKLLDLKDDETIFGPILLGYRKGEAPKRPAKKEPKVTWI
- a CDS encoding NAD-dependent malic enzyme — protein: MDTVKRYVCNPSPSYSITIRAEIENRIGMFAKIATAISSAGGDMGAVDIVRVEKGKIIRDITANARDEDHEKAIVRAIRTVSGVKVLRVMDRTFTAHEGGKIEIRAKLPVRDSADLSKVYTPGVARVCMDIHQNKQHAYRYTIKGNAVAVVSDGTAVLGLGDIGPEAALPVMEGKAMIFKEFAGIDAIPIVLATKKVDEIVAAVKAIAPGFGGVNLEDISAPRCFEVESRLRSQLDIPVFHDDQHGTAVVVLAALMNVSRLLKRDLKKFRVVVVGAGAAGSAITRMLLSSGVKDIIVCDRQGILAAGLKGSENANKRNLARLTNPRRVKGSISDAMRSADVFVGVSGPNVITPDDVRKMAKDPVVFALANPNSEIAPEEALPLVRVMATGRSDYPNQINNMLCFPGVFRGLLNVRATGVNEEVKLAAARAIAHMIEDRELHEDYIVPSIFDRNVVHAVADAVATAAKKTGLAPE
- a CDS encoding co-chaperone GroES family protein: MKTKKNLIIVGDRVLIDPDEGMDKTPSGLYLPPTVKEKEKIMGGHVVKTGPGYAIPDSSPVESWTTGKKEVRYVPLQAADGDYAIFLKEAAMEIEFEE
- a CDS encoding succinate dehydrogenase cytochrome b subunit; this translates as MTLLPTTTVGRKLAMAATGQFMVFYVTAHVLGNTTIFAGGINAYADGLRHGPFILVLWSSRTLLLLSAALHIYYGIVLKLENWGAKPEAYAVTHYRSASVAGRTMIWSGIVIAAFLLFHLFHFTLQAIVPGLAAKTHPDALGRPDVLSMVVGNFHHAGIAAIYVIGVFALGLHLYHGIQSSVQTEGLNNERTLPLFTKAGIIASVLLFLGYAAIPVTILIGLLN
- a CDS encoding class II fumarate hydratase, with product MTDFRIEKDSLGEVKVPADALYGAQTQRAALNFPVSGIRFPRVFISALGLIKAIASEVNAGLGLLDAAIAQAIHQAALEVAEGRWDGQFLLDIFQTGSGTSTNMNANEVIAARANQLLGTKDAAIHPNNHVNMGQSSNDVIPAAIHVGAYIEVSELLLPAFRHLHATLKKRESDLSDVVKTGRTHLMDAMPVKLSQEISGWAYQVEQSIERIESALPRLAKLAIGGTAVGTGINAPGEFGRIVASRLAGRTKLPFVEADNHFAAQATMDTAVELSGHLKASASSFMKMANDLRWMNSGPLAGLGEISLPALQPGSSIMPGKVNPVMCEMMMMVCAQVTGNDAAITIANQQGNFELNVMLPVIALNLLQSITLLGNAARLLADKAIAGFTVNRERIEGLLDRNPILVTALNPVIGYDKAAQIAKKAYAECRPLKDVAAEMTDLPKNELDRILDPRNMTKGGV
- a CDS encoding Glu/Leu/Phe/Val dehydrogenase — encoded protein: MNRDHERLHLDEKDLRSLAMTELQAIYAELGLSRDELDLLSTPRRSFTVGFPVKLTSGKTRMYTGYRVQYNDARGPAKGGIRFHPELDEEHARELALLMALKCAVVNIPFGGAKGGVAVNPLELSRLDLENVTRGYIRAIADYIGPFKDIPAPDVYTDEQIMAWILDEYERIKREHVPAVVTGKPPELGGIAVRRYSTALGGIHVLEQALKARGGAARGLRVAIQGFGNVGEHAARLFHERGYKVIAVSDVNGGILNFSGLDIPAVARHRESTGSVSRYPEAKQITNADLLSVECDVLVPAALSNQLDADGAHDVQAQIVLELANAPLTAQADEILFSREIMVIPDILANAGGVVVSSFEWSQNLSNDAWPEVKVLRGLEQCMTTAFNDVHALCKEIKCRMRKAAYELAVKRILQAERLRGNL
- a CDS encoding DUF1059 domain-containing protein produces the protein METKLKKVECDPKCGFMIQSHDEKEIVQIATQHAKKSHNMTISEKDVKEMMKDAA